Proteins from a single region of Serinus canaria isolate serCan28SL12 chromosome 28, serCan2020, whole genome shotgun sequence:
- the EPS15L1 gene encoding epidermal growth factor receptor substrate 15-like 1 isoform X3, which produces MAALIPLSQQFSTGNPIYETYYKQVDPTYTGRVGASEAALFLKKSGLSDIILGKIWDLADPEGKGYLDKQGFYVALRLVACAQNGHDVNLSSLNLTVPPPKFHDTSSPLLITPPSTETHWAVRVEEKAKFDGIFESLLPVNGLLSGDKVKPVLMNSKLPLDILGRVWDLSDIDKDGHLDKDEFAVAMHLVYRALEKESVPSQLPPSLIPPSKRKKTSVFPGAVPVLPASPPPKDSLRSTPSHGSGTSLNSIGSLSPKHSIKPAQPAVNWVVPVSEKVRYDEIFLKTDTDMDGFVSGQEVKDIFMHSGLSQNLLAHIWSLADTRQMGKLSKDQFALAMYLIQQKVSKGIDPPQALTPDMIPPSDRNTPIQDSASSVGSGEFTGVKELDDISQEIAQLQREKYSLEQDIREKEESIRQKTSEVQELQNDLDRETSNLQELEAQKQDAQDRLDEMDQQKAKLKDMLNDVRQKCQEETQVISSLKMQIQSQESDLKLQEDDLNRAKAELNRLQQEETQLEQSIQAGKVQLETIIKSLKSTQEEINQARSKLSQLQESHQEMNKSIEEYNEALNGIHGGSLTNLADMSEGLGQTERSNYGAVDDPFKNKALMFTNNTQELHTDPFQSEDPFKSDPFKGADPFKGSDPFQHDPFAEQPPAPADPFGGDPFKESDPFRTSAPEDFFKKQVKSDPFTSDPFTKTPTLPSKPDPFESTDPFTSSSISSKGPDPFGTLDPFGSGAFSGGEGFADFSQMSKSVPSDPFASSFGGAGFTDDPFKSKSDTPALPPKKNVPPRPKPPSGLHVPWHGMAWQW; this is translated from the exons ATGGCGGCGCTCATCCCCCTCAGCCAGCAG ttttctACTGGGAATCCAATTTATGAAACATATTACAAACAG gtAGATCCAACATACACAGGGAGAGTTGGGGCAAGTGAAGCTGCTCTGTTTCTTAAAAAGTCTGGTCTCTCTGATATCATCCTTGGAAAA ATATGGGATTTGGCTGACCCAGAGGGAAAAGGATACTTAGATAAACAG GGTTTCTACGTTGCGTTGCGCCTTGTAGCATGTGCGCAGAATGGCCATGATGTAAACCTGAGCAGTCTGAATTTGACTGTGCCACCTCCTAAATTT caTGACACTAGCAGTCCTTTGCTGATCACACCACCCTCCACAGAGACTCACTGGGCTGTTAGG gtggaagaaaaagcaaagtttgATGGTATTTTTGAAAGCCTTTTGCCAGTAAATGGTTTACTTTCAGGAGACAAAGTAAAACCAGTACTCATGAATTCAAAGCTACCTCTTGATATCCTCGGAAGG GTTTGGGATCTCAGTGATATTGATAAAGATGGTCACCTGGACAAGGATGAATTTGCTGTG GCAATGCATTTGGTTTATAGAGCTCTTGAGAAAGAGTCAGTTCCTTCACAATTGCCCCCTTCTCTCATACCACCTTCgaaaagaaagaagacatcAGTCTTTCCTGGTGCAGTTCCTGTTCTCCCTGCAAGTCCTCCCCCAAAAGACAGCCTCCGTTCCACCCCATCCCATGGCAGTGGCACCAGTCTGAACAGCATAGGGAGCTTGTCTCCTAAGCACAGCATCAAACCAGCACAG CCAGCTGTTAATTGGGTGGTACCAGTGTCTGAAAAAGTGCGATATGAtgaaattttcttaaaaacagaCACAGACATGGATGGGTTTGTGAGTGGCCAAGAAGTAAAGGACATTTTTATGCATTCAGGTCTATCTCAGAATCTCTTAGCACATATATG GTCTTTGGCCGACACGAGACAGATGGGAAAGCTCAGCAAAGACCAGTTTGCACTCGCCATGTATCTCATTCAGCAGAAGGTCAGCAAAGGGATTGATCCTCCACAAGCGTTAACTCCAGATATGATCCCTCCCTCAGACAGAAACACACCCATCCAG GATAGCGCAAGTTCTGTTGGATCAGGAGAATTTACAGGGGTGAAGGAGCTGGATGATATTAGTCAAGAAATTGCACAGCTGCAGAG agaaaaatattctctggaGCAGGACAttagggaaaaggaagaatcaATCAGACAGAAAACCAGTGAAGTTCAG GAGCTGCAAAACGATTTGGACAGGGAAACAAGTAACTTGCAAGAGCTGGAGGCTCAAAAACAAGATGCCCAAGACCGCCTGGATGAGATGGACCAGCAGAAAGCCAAACTGAAAGATATGCTGAATGATGTAAGGCAGAAATGCCAGGAAGAAACACAGGTG ATTTCATCACTAAAAATGCAGATTCAGTCTCAGGAATCAGATTTAAAATTACAGGAAGATGACCTTAATagagcaaaagcagagctgaatCGCCTCCAACAAGAAGAGACTCAGCTAGAGCAGAGtatccaggctggaaaagtgCAGCTTGAAACAATAATCAAATCTTTAAAATCAACCCAGGAAGAAATAAACCAG gcAAGAAGTAAACTCTCTCAGCTGCAAGAGAGCCATCAGGAAATGAATAAGAGCATTGAAGAATACAATGAAGCTCTCAATGGGATTCATGGTGGTAGTCTGACAAATTTAGCAGATATGAGTGAAGGCCTTGGGCAGACAGAAAGAAGCAATTATGGAGCTGTG gaTGATCCATTTAAGAATAAAGCCTTGATGTTTACCAATAATACACAAGAATTGCATACAGACCCATTCCAGTCTGAAGATCCTTTCAAATCGGATCCATTTAAGGGAGCAGACCCCTTCAAAGGCA GTGACCCATTCCAGCATGATCCTTTTGCAGAACagccacctgctccagcag ATCCCTTTGGAGGAGATCCATTTAAGGAAAGCGACCCATTTCGTACTTCTGCCCCTGAGGATTTCTTCAAGAAACAGGTGAAGAGTGACCCATTTACCTCAGATCCATTCACAAAAACCCCCACTTTACCCTCAAAG CCTGACCCTTTTGAAAGCACTGATCCTTTTACATCTTCCAGTATCTCTTCAAAAGGTCCAG ATCCATTTGGAACACTGGATCCATTTGGAAGTGGTGCTTTCAGTGGTGGTGAGGGATTTGCAGACTTCAGTCAGATGTCAAAG tcAGTACCTTCAGACCCCTTTGCCTCCTCTTTTGGAGGGGCAGGATTCACAGATGACCCTTTCAAAAGCAAATCAGACACACCAGCATTACCACCCAAGAAAAATGTCCCTCCACGACCCAAGCCACCCAGTG
- the C28H19orf44 gene encoding uncharacterized protein C19orf44 homolog, translating to MVDTELENAGRTPSHHGRFLKVCDGDAGGMQRCPRPGSTVRARSSRAAVSAPGSAAHTRLSSVLNKVAQLESKIMGQKKHLELQNTDSGVKPLAEECTSSASGHEGSARGRRYWKNYGTTSENGTCRDACSGEEESMQSPKRSITVKQQLDLDSDEEEMREVMQSSLAFSSGSGNQKVLSKTPVPSGKGPSPRKEVSSAELSKASSHNKDSEESVFSRVNSPAPSPTSRNLSGHTTSSRLLSSSTKDNTVKRTLPKAGYTKQIQESLESDRSEIKSLDELFSEGADAEDPSSSSLKYFGLNIMSLDDLAPDTTSKAAELQQKGKDIQFTQESNKYVKKDALLVEEDQAALKMTSAITVSDFSEEEVEKCVSEAEISEHLSGVSSDFPLHKQDYLNQNESTLNSEYSEDFERSLSATDRESVEGHSESCRCSGAHPSSGSSPLVTPEQHRRGHQVAVTETAVQTAEPPFSYCWAKANPAAVLGPPVGTTYIDPVPIASHVISTDAVEALTAYSPSVLVLHAMCKQHLMLTQQFVKNVHHLHTALVESLEHEKFHYHTLEEAKEYIKNHKSPPLTIQQALEEVQREPRRN from the exons ATGGtggacacagagctggagaacGCTGGAAGAACTCCGTCCCACCACGGCAGGTTCCTGAAGGTGTGCGATGGAGACGCTGGTGGGATGCAGCGGTGCCCGAGGCCGGGAAGCACCGTGCGGGCACGGAGCAGCCGTGCAGCCGTGAGCGCTCCGGGCAGCGCCGCCCACACGCGGCTAAGCTCAGTCCTGAATAAAGTGGCGCAACTAGAAAGCAAAATCATGGGTCAAAAAAAGCACCTGGAATTGCAGAACACTGACTCGGGCGTGAAGCCTTTGGCTGAGGAGTGCACCTCATCTGCCTCTGGGCATGAAGGTagtgccaggggcaggaggtACTGGAAGAATTATGGCACCACCAGTGAGAATGGGACCTGCAGGGATGCCTGTTCTGGGGAAGAGGAAAGCATGCAAAGCCCTAAAAGGAGTATTACGGTTAAACAACAGCTTGATCTGGATAGTGATGAAGAGGAAATGAGAGAAGTGATGCAGAGCTCTTTGGCGTTTTCCAGTGGAAGTGGGAATCAGAAGGTTCTG AGTAAGACTCCAGTTCCATCAGGAAAGGGTCCTTCACCTCGTAAGGAAGTTTCATCGGCAGAGTTATCTAAAGCATCTTCTCACAACAAAGACTCAGAGGAAAGTGTGTTTAGTAGAGTTAATTCACCAGCACCTTCACCCACCAGCAGAAACCTGTCAGGACATACCACAAGCTCTCGACTGCTGTCATCTTCCACGAAAGACAACACTGTAAAGCGCACTCTGCCTAAAGCAGGCTACACCAAGCAAATCCAAGAATCCCTTGAAAGTGACAGAAGTGAAATAAAGTCTTTAgatgaattattttctgaaggaGCTGATGCAGAAGATCCATCTAGCAGCAGTTTGAAAT ACTTTGGACTAAATATCATGAGCCTTGATGATTTGGCACCAGATACTACCAGTAAGGCAGCAGAATTACAGCAGAAA GGAAAAGACATTCAGTTTACTCAAGAATCAAACAAATATGTGAAAAAAGATGCATTGCTGGTGGAAGAGGACCAGGCTGCTCTAAAAATGACCAGTGCAATAACTGTGAGTGATTTTTCTGAAGAGGAAGTTGAAAAATGTGTCTCTGAAGCTGAAATCTCTGAACATTTAAGTGGAGTTTCCTCAGATTTCCCTCTACACAAACAGGATTATCTTAATCAGAATGAGAGTACTCttaattcagaatattctgaagACTTTGAAAGGTCTCTGTCTGCAACAGACAGGGAATCTGTAGAGGGACAttctgagagctgcaggtgtTCTGGAGCACACCCATCTTCAGGGTCATCCCCGTTggtcaccccagagcagcacaggcgGGGGCACCAAGTGGCCGTCACAGAAACTGCAGTGCAGACAGCAGAGCCTCCCTTCTCCTACTGCTGGGCAAAGG CAAATCCCGCCGCAGTGCTCGGCCCACCTGTCGGAACCACCTACATTGATCCAGTGCCAATTGCCAGTCACGTGATCAGCACGGATGCAGTAGAAG CCCTGACTGCGTACAGTCCCTCGGTTCTTGTCTTACACGCCATGTGCAAGCAGCACCTGATGCTAACCCAGCAGTTTGTCAAGAACGTTCACCACCTTCACACAGCCCTGGTGGAGTCATTAGAGCATGAGAAGTTCCATTATCATACTCTGGAAGAGGCTAAAGAG
- the EPS15L1 gene encoding epidermal growth factor receptor substrate 15-like 1 isoform X7 yields the protein MAALIPLSQQFSTGNPIYETYYKQVDPTYTGRVGASEAALFLKKSGLSDIILGKIWDLADPEGKGYLDKQGFYVALRLVACAQNGHDVNLSSLNLTVPPPKFHDTSSPLLITPPSTETHWAVRVEEKAKFDGIFESLLPVNGLLSGDKVKPVLMNSKLPLDILGRVWDLSDIDKDGHLDKDEFAVAMHLVYRALEKESVPSQLPPSLIPPSKRKKTSVFPGAVPVLPASPPPKDSLRSTPSHGSGTSLNSIGSLSPKHSIKPAQPAVNWVVPVSEKVRYDEIFLKTDTDMDGFVSGQEVKDIFMHSGLSQNLLAHIWSLADTRQMGKLSKDQFALAMYLIQQKVSKGIDPPQALTPDMIPPSDRNTPIQDSASSVGSGEFTGVKELDDISQEIAQLQREKYSLEQDIREKEESIRQKTSEVQELQNDLDRETSNLQELEAQKQDAQDRLDEMDQQKAKLKDMLNDVRQKCQEETQVISSLKMQIQSQESDLKLQEDDLNRAKAELNRLQQEETQLEQSIQAGKVQLETIIKSLKSTQEEINQARSKLSQLQESHQEMNKSIEEYNEALNGIHGGSLTNLADMSEGLGQTERSNYGAVDDPFKNKALMFTNNTQELHTDPFQSEDPFKSDPFKGADPFKGSDPFQHDPFAEQPPAPADPFGGDPFKESDPFRTSAPEDFFKKQISAVT from the exons ATGGCGGCGCTCATCCCCCTCAGCCAGCAG ttttctACTGGGAATCCAATTTATGAAACATATTACAAACAG gtAGATCCAACATACACAGGGAGAGTTGGGGCAAGTGAAGCTGCTCTGTTTCTTAAAAAGTCTGGTCTCTCTGATATCATCCTTGGAAAA ATATGGGATTTGGCTGACCCAGAGGGAAAAGGATACTTAGATAAACAG GGTTTCTACGTTGCGTTGCGCCTTGTAGCATGTGCGCAGAATGGCCATGATGTAAACCTGAGCAGTCTGAATTTGACTGTGCCACCTCCTAAATTT caTGACACTAGCAGTCCTTTGCTGATCACACCACCCTCCACAGAGACTCACTGGGCTGTTAGG gtggaagaaaaagcaaagtttgATGGTATTTTTGAAAGCCTTTTGCCAGTAAATGGTTTACTTTCAGGAGACAAAGTAAAACCAGTACTCATGAATTCAAAGCTACCTCTTGATATCCTCGGAAGG GTTTGGGATCTCAGTGATATTGATAAAGATGGTCACCTGGACAAGGATGAATTTGCTGTG GCAATGCATTTGGTTTATAGAGCTCTTGAGAAAGAGTCAGTTCCTTCACAATTGCCCCCTTCTCTCATACCACCTTCgaaaagaaagaagacatcAGTCTTTCCTGGTGCAGTTCCTGTTCTCCCTGCAAGTCCTCCCCCAAAAGACAGCCTCCGTTCCACCCCATCCCATGGCAGTGGCACCAGTCTGAACAGCATAGGGAGCTTGTCTCCTAAGCACAGCATCAAACCAGCACAG CCAGCTGTTAATTGGGTGGTACCAGTGTCTGAAAAAGTGCGATATGAtgaaattttcttaaaaacagaCACAGACATGGATGGGTTTGTGAGTGGCCAAGAAGTAAAGGACATTTTTATGCATTCAGGTCTATCTCAGAATCTCTTAGCACATATATG GTCTTTGGCCGACACGAGACAGATGGGAAAGCTCAGCAAAGACCAGTTTGCACTCGCCATGTATCTCATTCAGCAGAAGGTCAGCAAAGGGATTGATCCTCCACAAGCGTTAACTCCAGATATGATCCCTCCCTCAGACAGAAACACACCCATCCAG GATAGCGCAAGTTCTGTTGGATCAGGAGAATTTACAGGGGTGAAGGAGCTGGATGATATTAGTCAAGAAATTGCACAGCTGCAGAG agaaaaatattctctggaGCAGGACAttagggaaaaggaagaatcaATCAGACAGAAAACCAGTGAAGTTCAG GAGCTGCAAAACGATTTGGACAGGGAAACAAGTAACTTGCAAGAGCTGGAGGCTCAAAAACAAGATGCCCAAGACCGCCTGGATGAGATGGACCAGCAGAAAGCCAAACTGAAAGATATGCTGAATGATGTAAGGCAGAAATGCCAGGAAGAAACACAGGTG ATTTCATCACTAAAAATGCAGATTCAGTCTCAGGAATCAGATTTAAAATTACAGGAAGATGACCTTAATagagcaaaagcagagctgaatCGCCTCCAACAAGAAGAGACTCAGCTAGAGCAGAGtatccaggctggaaaagtgCAGCTTGAAACAATAATCAAATCTTTAAAATCAACCCAGGAAGAAATAAACCAG gcAAGAAGTAAACTCTCTCAGCTGCAAGAGAGCCATCAGGAAATGAATAAGAGCATTGAAGAATACAATGAAGCTCTCAATGGGATTCATGGTGGTAGTCTGACAAATTTAGCAGATATGAGTGAAGGCCTTGGGCAGACAGAAAGAAGCAATTATGGAGCTGTG gaTGATCCATTTAAGAATAAAGCCTTGATGTTTACCAATAATACACAAGAATTGCATACAGACCCATTCCAGTCTGAAGATCCTTTCAAATCGGATCCATTTAAGGGAGCAGACCCCTTCAAAGGCA GTGACCCATTCCAGCATGATCCTTTTGCAGAACagccacctgctccagcag ATCCCTTTGGAGGAGATCCATTTAAGGAAAGCGACCCATTTCGTACTTCTGCCCCTGAGGATTTCTTCAAGAAACAG ATTTCTGCAGTCACATAG
- the EPS15L1 gene encoding epidermal growth factor receptor substrate 15-like 1 isoform X4 encodes MAALIPLSQQFSTGNPIYETYYKQVDPTYTGRVGASEAALFLKKSGLSDIILGKIWDLADPEGKGYLDKQGFYVALRLVACAQNGHDVNLSSLNLTVPPPKFHDTSSPLLITPPSTETHWAVRVEEKAKFDGIFESLLPVNGLLSGDKVKPVLMNSKLPLDILGRVWDLSDIDKDGHLDKDEFAVAMHLVYRALEKESVPSQLPPSLIPPSKRKKTSVFPGAVPVLPASPPPKDSLRSTPSHGSGTSLNSIGSLSPKHSIKPAQPAVNWVVPVSEKVRYDEIFLKTDTDMDGFVSGQEVKDIFMHSGLSQNLLAHIWSLADTRQMGKLSKDQFALAMYLIQQKVSKGIDPPQALTPDMIPPSDRNTPIQDSASSVGSGEFTGVKELDDISQEIAQLQREKYSLEQDIREKEESIRQKTSEVQELQNDLDRETSNLQELEAQKQDAQDRLDEMDQQKAKLKDMLNDVRQKCQEETQVISSLKMQIQSQESDLKLQEDDLNRAKAELNRLQQEETQLEQSIQAGKVQLETIIKSLKSTQEEINQARSKLSQLQESHQEMNKSIEEYNEALNGIHGGSLTNLADMSEGLGQTERSNYGAVDDPFKNKALMFTNNTQELHTDPFQSEDPFKSDPFKGADPFKGSDPFQHDPFAEQPPAPADPFGGDPFKESDPFRTSAPEDFFKKQVKSDPFTSDPFTKTPTLPSKPDPFESTDPFTSSSISSKGPDPFGTLDPFGSGAFSGGEGFADFSQMSKSVPSDPFASSFGGAGFTDDPFKSKSDTPALPPKKNVPPRPKPPSVWK; translated from the exons ATGGCGGCGCTCATCCCCCTCAGCCAGCAG ttttctACTGGGAATCCAATTTATGAAACATATTACAAACAG gtAGATCCAACATACACAGGGAGAGTTGGGGCAAGTGAAGCTGCTCTGTTTCTTAAAAAGTCTGGTCTCTCTGATATCATCCTTGGAAAA ATATGGGATTTGGCTGACCCAGAGGGAAAAGGATACTTAGATAAACAG GGTTTCTACGTTGCGTTGCGCCTTGTAGCATGTGCGCAGAATGGCCATGATGTAAACCTGAGCAGTCTGAATTTGACTGTGCCACCTCCTAAATTT caTGACACTAGCAGTCCTTTGCTGATCACACCACCCTCCACAGAGACTCACTGGGCTGTTAGG gtggaagaaaaagcaaagtttgATGGTATTTTTGAAAGCCTTTTGCCAGTAAATGGTTTACTTTCAGGAGACAAAGTAAAACCAGTACTCATGAATTCAAAGCTACCTCTTGATATCCTCGGAAGG GTTTGGGATCTCAGTGATATTGATAAAGATGGTCACCTGGACAAGGATGAATTTGCTGTG GCAATGCATTTGGTTTATAGAGCTCTTGAGAAAGAGTCAGTTCCTTCACAATTGCCCCCTTCTCTCATACCACCTTCgaaaagaaagaagacatcAGTCTTTCCTGGTGCAGTTCCTGTTCTCCCTGCAAGTCCTCCCCCAAAAGACAGCCTCCGTTCCACCCCATCCCATGGCAGTGGCACCAGTCTGAACAGCATAGGGAGCTTGTCTCCTAAGCACAGCATCAAACCAGCACAG CCAGCTGTTAATTGGGTGGTACCAGTGTCTGAAAAAGTGCGATATGAtgaaattttcttaaaaacagaCACAGACATGGATGGGTTTGTGAGTGGCCAAGAAGTAAAGGACATTTTTATGCATTCAGGTCTATCTCAGAATCTCTTAGCACATATATG GTCTTTGGCCGACACGAGACAGATGGGAAAGCTCAGCAAAGACCAGTTTGCACTCGCCATGTATCTCATTCAGCAGAAGGTCAGCAAAGGGATTGATCCTCCACAAGCGTTAACTCCAGATATGATCCCTCCCTCAGACAGAAACACACCCATCCAG GATAGCGCAAGTTCTGTTGGATCAGGAGAATTTACAGGGGTGAAGGAGCTGGATGATATTAGTCAAGAAATTGCACAGCTGCAGAG agaaaaatattctctggaGCAGGACAttagggaaaaggaagaatcaATCAGACAGAAAACCAGTGAAGTTCAG GAGCTGCAAAACGATTTGGACAGGGAAACAAGTAACTTGCAAGAGCTGGAGGCTCAAAAACAAGATGCCCAAGACCGCCTGGATGAGATGGACCAGCAGAAAGCCAAACTGAAAGATATGCTGAATGATGTAAGGCAGAAATGCCAGGAAGAAACACAGGTG ATTTCATCACTAAAAATGCAGATTCAGTCTCAGGAATCAGATTTAAAATTACAGGAAGATGACCTTAATagagcaaaagcagagctgaatCGCCTCCAACAAGAAGAGACTCAGCTAGAGCAGAGtatccaggctggaaaagtgCAGCTTGAAACAATAATCAAATCTTTAAAATCAACCCAGGAAGAAATAAACCAG gcAAGAAGTAAACTCTCTCAGCTGCAAGAGAGCCATCAGGAAATGAATAAGAGCATTGAAGAATACAATGAAGCTCTCAATGGGATTCATGGTGGTAGTCTGACAAATTTAGCAGATATGAGTGAAGGCCTTGGGCAGACAGAAAGAAGCAATTATGGAGCTGTG gaTGATCCATTTAAGAATAAAGCCTTGATGTTTACCAATAATACACAAGAATTGCATACAGACCCATTCCAGTCTGAAGATCCTTTCAAATCGGATCCATTTAAGGGAGCAGACCCCTTCAAAGGCA GTGACCCATTCCAGCATGATCCTTTTGCAGAACagccacctgctccagcag ATCCCTTTGGAGGAGATCCATTTAAGGAAAGCGACCCATTTCGTACTTCTGCCCCTGAGGATTTCTTCAAGAAACAGGTGAAGAGTGACCCATTTACCTCAGATCCATTCACAAAAACCCCCACTTTACCCTCAAAG CCTGACCCTTTTGAAAGCACTGATCCTTTTACATCTTCCAGTATCTCTTCAAAAGGTCCAG ATCCATTTGGAACACTGGATCCATTTGGAAGTGGTGCTTTCAGTGGTGGTGAGGGATTTGCAGACTTCAGTCAGATGTCAAAG tcAGTACCTTCAGACCCCTTTGCCTCCTCTTTTGGAGGGGCAGGATTCACAGATGACCCTTTCAAAAGCAAATCAGACACACCAGCATTACCACCCAAGAAAAATGTCCCTCCACGACCCAAGCCACCCAGTG
- the EPS15L1 gene encoding epidermal growth factor receptor substrate 15-like 1 isoform X6 → MAALIPLSQQFSTGNPIYETYYKQVDPTYTGRVGASEAALFLKKSGLSDIILGKIWDLADPEGKGYLDKQGFYVALRLVACAQNGHDVNLSSLNLTVPPPKFHDTSSPLLITPPSTETHWAVRVEEKAKFDGIFESLLPVNGLLSGDKVKPVLMNSKLPLDILGRVWDLSDIDKDGHLDKDEFAVAMHLVYRALEKESVPSQLPPSLIPPSKRKKTSVFPGAVPVLPASPPPKDSLRSTPSHGSGTSLNSIGSLSPKHSIKPAQPAVNWVVPVSEKVRYDEIFLKTDTDMDGFVSGQEVKDIFMHSGLSQNLLAHIWSLADTRQMGKLSKDQFALAMYLIQQKVSKGIDPPQALTPDMIPPSDRNTPIQDSASSVGSGEFTGVKELDDISQEIAQLQREKYSLEQDIREKEESIRQKTSEVQELQNDLDRETSNLQELEAQKQDAQDRLDEMDQQKAKLKDMLNDVRQKCQEETQVISSLKMQIQSQESDLKLQEDDLNRAKAELNRLQQEETQLEQSIQAGKVQLETIIKSLKSTQEEINQARSKLSQLQESHQEMNKSIEEYNEALNGIHGGSLTNLADMSEGLGQTERSNYGAVDDPFKNKALMFTNNTQELHTDPFQSEDPFKSDPFKGADPFKGSDPFQHDPFAEQPPAPADPFGGDPFKESDPFRTSAPEDFFKKQVKSDPFTSDPFTKTPTLPSKISAVT, encoded by the exons ATGGCGGCGCTCATCCCCCTCAGCCAGCAG ttttctACTGGGAATCCAATTTATGAAACATATTACAAACAG gtAGATCCAACATACACAGGGAGAGTTGGGGCAAGTGAAGCTGCTCTGTTTCTTAAAAAGTCTGGTCTCTCTGATATCATCCTTGGAAAA ATATGGGATTTGGCTGACCCAGAGGGAAAAGGATACTTAGATAAACAG GGTTTCTACGTTGCGTTGCGCCTTGTAGCATGTGCGCAGAATGGCCATGATGTAAACCTGAGCAGTCTGAATTTGACTGTGCCACCTCCTAAATTT caTGACACTAGCAGTCCTTTGCTGATCACACCACCCTCCACAGAGACTCACTGGGCTGTTAGG gtggaagaaaaagcaaagtttgATGGTATTTTTGAAAGCCTTTTGCCAGTAAATGGTTTACTTTCAGGAGACAAAGTAAAACCAGTACTCATGAATTCAAAGCTACCTCTTGATATCCTCGGAAGG GTTTGGGATCTCAGTGATATTGATAAAGATGGTCACCTGGACAAGGATGAATTTGCTGTG GCAATGCATTTGGTTTATAGAGCTCTTGAGAAAGAGTCAGTTCCTTCACAATTGCCCCCTTCTCTCATACCACCTTCgaaaagaaagaagacatcAGTCTTTCCTGGTGCAGTTCCTGTTCTCCCTGCAAGTCCTCCCCCAAAAGACAGCCTCCGTTCCACCCCATCCCATGGCAGTGGCACCAGTCTGAACAGCATAGGGAGCTTGTCTCCTAAGCACAGCATCAAACCAGCACAG CCAGCTGTTAATTGGGTGGTACCAGTGTCTGAAAAAGTGCGATATGAtgaaattttcttaaaaacagaCACAGACATGGATGGGTTTGTGAGTGGCCAAGAAGTAAAGGACATTTTTATGCATTCAGGTCTATCTCAGAATCTCTTAGCACATATATG GTCTTTGGCCGACACGAGACAGATGGGAAAGCTCAGCAAAGACCAGTTTGCACTCGCCATGTATCTCATTCAGCAGAAGGTCAGCAAAGGGATTGATCCTCCACAAGCGTTAACTCCAGATATGATCCCTCCCTCAGACAGAAACACACCCATCCAG GATAGCGCAAGTTCTGTTGGATCAGGAGAATTTACAGGGGTGAAGGAGCTGGATGATATTAGTCAAGAAATTGCACAGCTGCAGAG agaaaaatattctctggaGCAGGACAttagggaaaaggaagaatcaATCAGACAGAAAACCAGTGAAGTTCAG GAGCTGCAAAACGATTTGGACAGGGAAACAAGTAACTTGCAAGAGCTGGAGGCTCAAAAACAAGATGCCCAAGACCGCCTGGATGAGATGGACCAGCAGAAAGCCAAACTGAAAGATATGCTGAATGATGTAAGGCAGAAATGCCAGGAAGAAACACAGGTG ATTTCATCACTAAAAATGCAGATTCAGTCTCAGGAATCAGATTTAAAATTACAGGAAGATGACCTTAATagagcaaaagcagagctgaatCGCCTCCAACAAGAAGAGACTCAGCTAGAGCAGAGtatccaggctggaaaagtgCAGCTTGAAACAATAATCAAATCTTTAAAATCAACCCAGGAAGAAATAAACCAG gcAAGAAGTAAACTCTCTCAGCTGCAAGAGAGCCATCAGGAAATGAATAAGAGCATTGAAGAATACAATGAAGCTCTCAATGGGATTCATGGTGGTAGTCTGACAAATTTAGCAGATATGAGTGAAGGCCTTGGGCAGACAGAAAGAAGCAATTATGGAGCTGTG gaTGATCCATTTAAGAATAAAGCCTTGATGTTTACCAATAATACACAAGAATTGCATACAGACCCATTCCAGTCTGAAGATCCTTTCAAATCGGATCCATTTAAGGGAGCAGACCCCTTCAAAGGCA GTGACCCATTCCAGCATGATCCTTTTGCAGAACagccacctgctccagcag ATCCCTTTGGAGGAGATCCATTTAAGGAAAGCGACCCATTTCGTACTTCTGCCCCTGAGGATTTCTTCAAGAAACAGGTGAAGAGTGACCCATTTACCTCAGATCCATTCACAAAAACCCCCACTTTACCCTCAAAG ATTTCTGCAGTCACATAG